In Methanosphaera sp. ISO3-F5, a genomic segment contains:
- a CDS encoding energy-coupling factor ABC transporter permease gives MHIPDGLISDPIQLGIYTIIYIILLLLCLNKYRKNHTEKDIPVLALFSAAILIVQLIEIPLPIPACVHISLITVMALYDLEASAIVYTVVTIAQAFLGEGGISTMGINLLNLAIIAPFLAYYIYHFLKKHDQNLALFASGFGTITLLGLIASIQYAIAGVYPITFGLTVITPIEAVVGVLEGIVTIVVMKALHQIKPELTPALNEKEEQENE, from the coding sequence ATGCATATACCAGATGGATTAATATCAGACCCAATACAACTGGGAATATACACAATAATATACATAATTCTACTATTACTATGCCTAAACAAATACAGAAAAAACCACACAGAAAAAGACATACCAGTACTAGCACTATTTTCAGCAGCAATACTGATAGTACAACTAATAGAAATACCATTACCAATACCAGCCTGTGTACACATATCACTAATAACCGTAATGGCACTCTATGACCTGGAAGCATCGGCCATAGTATACACAGTAGTAACAATAGCACAAGCATTCCTCGGAGAAGGAGGAATAAGTACAATGGGAATAAACCTACTAAACCTGGCAATAATAGCACCATTCCTAGCATACTACATATACCACTTCCTTAAAAAACACGATCAAAACCTAGCACTATTCGCATCAGGATTTGGAACAATAACACTACTCGGATTAATAGCCAGCATACAATATGCAATAGCAGGAGTATACCCAATAACATTCGGACTAACAGTAATAACACCAATAGAAGCAGTAGTAGGAGTACTTGAAGGTATTGTTACAATAGTAGTGATGAAAGCATTACACCAAATAAAACCAGAACTAACACCAGCACTAAACGAAAAAGAGGAACAGGAAAATGAATAA
- a CDS encoding phosphorylating glyceraldehyde-3-phosphate dehydrogenase, translating to MKGIGINGYGTIGKRVADAVTAQDDMKIVGITKRTPDFEAKTAVEKGYDLYISVPEREEQFEEAGIKVSGTADELFEKLDLVVDCTPGGVGIDNMENIYKKIGLKAIFEGGEDHDPVGTSFNAEANYEESLGKDYVRVVSCNTTGLCRTLKPVNDLAGVKKVRAVMVRRAADPNDAKKGPINAIKPVTTVPSHHGPDVQTIIKGMDVMTMALAVPTTLMHTHNIMVELEDTVTTDDVLDAFEKAHRVLPVDAGLKLGSTAELMEYAKDLGRSRGDFYEIPVWKESVNVVDGELFYMQAVHQESDVVPENVDAIRAMLELEEDGEKSILKTNKAMGII from the coding sequence ATGAAAGGTATCGGAATTAACGGATATGGAACTATTGGTAAAAGAGTAGCAGACGCTGTTACCGCACAAGATGATATGAAAATAGTCGGAATAACAAAAAGAACTCCTGATTTTGAAGCAAAAACTGCTGTTGAAAAAGGATACGACCTATACATTAGCGTTCCAGAAAGAGAAGAACAATTCGAAGAAGCAGGAATTAAAGTAAGCGGAACCGCTGATGAACTATTTGAAAAACTAGACCTAGTTGTAGACTGTACCCCCGGCGGAGTAGGTATAGACAACATGGAAAACATCTACAAAAAAATAGGCTTAAAAGCAATATTTGAAGGTGGAGAAGACCATGACCCAGTAGGCACATCATTCAACGCAGAAGCAAACTACGAAGAAAGCCTCGGAAAAGACTATGTAAGAGTAGTATCATGTAACACCACAGGATTATGTCGTACACTAAAACCAGTAAACGACCTAGCAGGTGTAAAAAAGGTAAGAGCAGTAATGGTAAGACGTGCAGCAGACCCAAATGATGCAAAAAAAGGACCAATAAATGCAATCAAACCAGTAACCACAGTACCATCACACCACGGACCTGATGTACAAACAATCATCAAAGGAATGGATGTTATGACAATGGCATTAGCAGTTCCAACAACACTCATGCACACACACAACATCATGGTAGAACTCGAAGACACTGTAACAACAGATGACGTGCTCGACGCATTCGAAAAAGCACACAGAGTACTGCCAGTAGATGCAGGCCTAAAATTAGGTTCCACAGCAGAACTCATGGAATATGCTAAAGACCTTGGAAGAAGTCGTGGAGACTTCTATGAAATTCCAGTATGGAAAGAATCAGTAAATGTAGTTGACGGAGAACTATTCTATATGCAAGCAGTTCACCAGGAATCCGATGTTGTACCGGAAAACGTTGACGCAATAAGAGCAATGCTTGAATTAGAAGAAGATGGTGAGAAATCAATATTAAAAACCAACAAAGCAATGGGTATCATATAA
- a CDS encoding DUF5518 domain-containing protein → MEFKNIFNDKALPLGVIIIIITYLVSGASSNILPYVFMTSILVGIMKHDSLVESAVVGLVTTFVACLITAIISCGLYFIMYGSAYVTYALSSIIFVFPFYIVLGAIGGAIGYYCAKELGLIE, encoded by the coding sequence ATGGAGTTTAAGAACATATTTAATGATAAGGCTTTACCGTTAGGTGTGATTATAATTATTATTACATACCTGGTTAGTGGAGCTAGTTCAAACATATTGCCATATGTTTTTATGACAAGTATTTTAGTTGGTATTATGAAACATGATTCTTTAGTAGAATCTGCAGTTGTTGGCCTTGTAACAACGTTTGTTGCTTGTTTGATTACTGCTATAATATCTTGTGGATTATACTTTATAATGTATGGTTCTGCTTATGTAACATACGCTTTAAGTTCAATAATATTTGTTTTCCCATTTTATATTGTTTTAGGTGCAATAGGTGGGGCTATAGGTTATTATTGTGCAAAAGAATTAGGATTAATTGAGTAA